In one window of Geotrypetes seraphini chromosome 3, aGeoSer1.1, whole genome shotgun sequence DNA:
- the MYCN gene encoding N-myc proto-oncogene protein, with amino-acid sequence MPGVVNKNPDLEFDSLQPCFYPDEDDFYFCGPDSAPPGEDIWKKFELLPTPPLSPSRAGLQGDAGARGTAVTDELDWASELLLLQPEAELLGAEGGELGEWNLNSIIIQDCMWSGFSAREKLERAVTEKLGKASPGGPAAAVPAGGVGGEPDLNNSVADCVDPAVVFPFPVNKGGGQGPPASAAAAVATTARPSSASSNCSSGDDSPSDSDDEDDDEDEEDEEEIDVVTVEKRRALSSHKPVTTFTITVRHKNATTASLRTQQNELILKRCAPIHQQHNYAAPSSYGENEDAPPQKKLKNDMPRLVKSMIPPKTKSLSPRSSDSEDSERRRNHNILERQRRNDLRSSFLTLRDHVPELMKNEKAAKVVILKKATEYVHSLQEEEHRLLLEKEKLQARQQRLLKKMEHSRTC; translated from the exons ATGCCGGGAGTGGTGAATAAAAACCCAGACCTGGAGTTTGACTCCTTGCAGCCCTGCTTCTACCCGGACGAAGATGATTTCTACTTCTGCGGGCCGGATTCGGCCCCGCCGGGGGAGGACATCTGGAAGAAGTTCGAGCTGCTGCCCACGCCGCCGCTGTCACCGAGCCGGGCCGGGCTGCAAGGGGACGCGGGCGCTCGGGGGACAGCGGTGACCGACGAACTGGACTGGGCGTCCGAGCTGCTGCTACTGCAGCCCGAGGCGGAGCTGCTGGGGGCGGAGGGCGGCGAGCTGGGCGAGTGGAACCTGAACTCCATCATCATCCAGGACTGCATGTGGAGCGGCTTCTCGGCCCGAGAGAAGCTGGAGAGGGCTGTCACCGAGAAGCTAGGCAAGGCCAGCCCGGGGGGCCCCGCCGCCGCCGTCCCGGCCGGCGGCGTCGGCGGCGAGCCTGATCTGAACAATTCCGTGGCGGACTGCGTGGATCCGGCCGTGGTCTTCCCCTTTCCCGTGAATAAGGGGGGCGGCCAGGGGCCACCCGCCTCGGCTGCAGCAGCCGTGGCAACCACCGCTAGACCTTCTTCGGCAAGCAGCAACTGCAGCTCCGGCGATGATAGTCCCAGTGATTCCG aTGATGAAGATGATGATGAAGATGAGGAGGATGAGGAAGAAATTGATGTAGTGACGGTGGAGAAGCGACGCGCCTTGTCCTCTCATAAGCCTGTTACAACTTTCACCATCACCGTACGTCACAAGAATGCCACTACTGCCTCCCTGAGGACACAGCAAAACGAACTGATTTTGAAACGCTGTGCGCCCATCCACCAACAGCACAACTATGCCGCTCCTTCTTCCTATGGGGAAAATGAAGATGCACCGCCgcagaaaaaattgaaaaatgataTGCCCCGTCTGGTTAAGAGCATGATCCCACCAAAGACCAAGAGCCTGAGCCCTCGGAGCTCTGACTCAGAGGACAGCGAACGCAGGCGCAACCATAACATTTTGGAACGCCAGCGGCGCAATGACCTCCGGTCCAGTTTCCTCACCCTGAGGGACCATGTACCGGAACTGATGAAAAATGAGAAAGCCGCAAAAGTTGTCATCCTGAAAAAAGCCACCGAGTATGTCCATTCCCTCCAGGAGGAGGAGCACAGATTGCTGCTGGAGAAGGAAAAATTACAAGCCAGACAGCAGCGGCTGCTAAAGAAAATGGAGCACTCGCGGACTTGCTAA